The Anas acuta chromosome 7, bAnaAcu1.1, whole genome shotgun sequence genome has a window encoding:
- the LOXL4 gene encoding lysyl oxidase homolog 4, translating into MAMPAGASPMLLPLVLLLCRVVPAAQEPGGLQLRLAGPRGPAGEGRLEVLYQGRWGTVCDDGFDFHAATVACRQLGYTAAITWTHSATYGQGEGPIWLDNVRCGGSESSLAECSHNGWGVSDCHHGEDTGVVCSGQRLHSGPDTAAAPGLLGEAPGLSLEEVRIKPILARAKLSMPVTEGAVEVKHNGRWRQVCDAGWTRNNSRVVCGMLGFPQEKHVNTNFYRKLWNMKLKDPSSSLKNLSQKSSFWVHQVQCQGTEPHLARCPTQLAPPAPRQHACPRGMHAVVSCVPGPAFQQGKGRGKKPPRKASQGKGLPVRLRAGAHIGEGRVEVLRHGQWGTVCDKRWDLAAASVVCRQLGYGTAKQALVGARMGQGLGPIHMSEVRCTGHERSLGECRFQEAEQSGCRHEDDAAVRCHVPHMDFQSQVRLAGGRSPEEGVVEVLVPVQGKLRWGAVCGAQWGLNEAMVVCRQLGLGFASHALQETWYWAGSPDASEVLMSGVRCSGTELALQQCQRHGPVHCPSGGGRFSAGVSCTAYAPDLVMNAQLVQETAYLEDRPLALLYCAHEERCLSRSADSMQWPYGHRRLLRFSSQIHNLGRADFRPRMGRHAWTWHQCHRHFHSIEVFTHYDLLTLNGSKVAEGHKASFCLEDTNCPEGLQRRFACANFGEQGVSVGCWDTYRHDIDCQWIDITDVPPGSYTFQVVVNPKHEVAESDFSNNVMRCQCKYDGQRVWVHGCHTSDAYGADVVSELERRERLANNLV; encoded by the exons ATGGCGATGCCGGCTGGTGCGAGCCCCATGCTGCTCcccttggtgctgctgctgtgccggGTGGTGCCCGCTGCACAggagccgggggggctgcagctgaggctggcggggccgcgggggccAGCCGGGGAGGGCCGGCTGGAGGTGCTGTACCAGGGCCGCTGGGGCACCGTGTGCGACGATGGCTTCGATTTCCACGCGGCCACCGTGGCTTGCCGGCAGCTGGGCTACACCGCGGCCATCACCTGGACGCACAGTGCCACCTACGGCCAGGGGGAAG GCCCCATCTGGCTGGACAACGTGCGGTGCGGGGGCAGCGAGTCCTCCCTGGCCGAGTGCTCCCACAACGGCTGGGGCGTGAGCGACTGCCACCACGGCGAGGACACCGGCGTGGTGTGCTCGGGGCAGCGCCTGCACAGCGGCCCCGACACGGCCGCAGCCCCTGGTCTGCTGGGAGAG GCACCGGGGCTGAGCCTGGAGGAGGTGAGGATCAAACCCATCCTGGCGCGGGCCAAGCTGAGCATGCCGGTGACGGAGGGAGCCGTGGAGGTGAAGCACAACGGGCGCTGGAGGCAGGTGTGCGACGCCGGCTGGACCAGGAACAACAGCCGCGTGGTCTGCGGGATGCTGGGCTTCCCCCAGGAGAAGCACGTCAACACCAACTTCTACCG GAAGCTGTGGAACATGAAGCTGAAGGACCCCAGCTCCAG CCTGAAGAACCTGAGCCAGAAGAGCAGTTTCTGGGTGCACCAGGTGCAGTGCCAGGGCACGGAGCCCCACCTGGCCCGCTGCCCCACGCAGctggcccccccggccccccgccaGCACGCCTGTCCCCGCGGCATGCACGCCGTCGTCAGCTGCGTCCCCGGCCCTGCCTTCCAGCAGGGCAAGGGCAGGGGCAAGAAACCTCCCCGCAAAGCCTCCCAGGGAAAG GGGCTCCCCGTGCGCCTGCGAGCGGGCGCCCACATCGGCGAGGGCCGGGTGGAGGTGCTGCGCCACGGGCAGTGGGGCACCGTGTGTGACAAGCGGTGGGACCTGGCGGCGGCCAGCGTGGTGTGTCGGCAGCTGGGCTACGGGACGGCAAAGCAAGCCCTGGTGGGAGCCCGGATGGGCCAAG GCCTGGGCCCCATCCACATGAGCGAGGTGCGCTGCACTGGCCATGAGCGCTCCCTGGGCGAGTGCCGCTTCCAGGAGGCCGAGCAGAGCGGGTGCCGGCACGAGGACGACGCGGCCGTGCGCTGCCACGTGCCCCACATGGACTTCCAGAGCCAG GTGCGCCTGGCCGGGGGGCGCAGCCCCGAGGAGGGCGTCGTGGAGGTGCTGGTGCCGGTGCAGGGCAAGCTGCGGTGGGGCGCGGTGTGCGGTGCCCAGTGGGGGCTCAATGAGGCCATGGTcgtctgcaggcagctggggctgggcttcGCCAGCCATGCCCTGCAG GAGACCTGGTACTGGGCGGGCAGCCCCGACGCCTCCGAGGTGCTGATGAGCGGGGTGCGCTGCTCGGGCACCGAGCTGGCCCTCCAGCAGTGCCAGCGCCACGGCCCCGTGCACTGCCCCAGCGGCGGGGGACGCTTCTCGGCGGGGGTCAGCTGCACCGCCT ACGCCCCGGACCTGGTGATGAACGCGCAGCTGGTGCAGGAGACTGCCTACCTGGAGGACCGGCCGCTGGCGCTGCTGTACTGCGCCCACGAGGAGCGCTGCCTGTCCCGCTCGGCCGACAGCATGCAGTGGCCCTACGGCCACCGCCGCCTGCTGCGCTTCTCCTCCCAGATCCACAACCTGGGCAGAGCCGACTTCCGACCCCGCATGGGACGGCACGCCTGGACCTGGCACCAGTGCCACCG GCACTTCCACAGCATCGAGGTCTTCACCCACTACGACCTGCTGACGCTCAACGGCTCCAAGGTGGCCGAAGGGCACAAGGCCAGCTTTTGCCTGGAGGACACCAACTGCCCCGAGG GGCTCCAGCGCCGCTTCGCCTGCGCCAACtttggggagcagggggtgaGCGTGGGGTGCTGGGACACCTACCGGCACGACATCGACTGCCAGTGGATCGACATCACCGACGTGCCGCCGGGCAGCTACACCTTCCAG GTGGTGGTGAACCCCAAGCACGAGGTGGCCGAGTCGGACTTCTCCAACAACGTGATGCGCTGCCAGTGCAAGTACGACGGGCAGCGCGTCTGGGTGCACGGCTGCCACACAA GCGATGCCTACGGCGCCGACGTGGTGAGCGAGCTGGAGCGGCGGGAGCGCCTGGCCAACAACCTCGTGTGA